A genome region from Sphingobacteriaceae bacterium GW460-11-11-14-LB5 includes the following:
- a CDS encoding transcriptional regulator, whose protein sequence is MGPRKEHRNKETCTASLNAVKDALYVLNGKWKLPLIISLQEGPQRFNEIQKSLGEITPKILSKELKDLELNEFVIRKVFSTTPVTVTYELTPYSESLERVIDELRDWGLKHRERLVKNRRTESVEVEMSTPI, encoded by the coding sequence ATGGGCCCAAGAAAAGAACACCGAAATAAGGAAACCTGTACTGCAAGTTTAAATGCGGTAAAAGATGCACTCTATGTGTTAAATGGCAAGTGGAAACTCCCTTTGATTATTTCTTTACAGGAAGGACCGCAGCGTTTTAATGAAATCCAGAAATCGCTTGGAGAAATTACGCCCAAAATATTATCGAAAGAACTTAAAGATCTGGAATTAAATGAATTTGTAATCCGCAAGGTATTTTCTACCACTCCGGTTACGGTAACTTACGAGCTTACCCCTTACAGCGAATCACTTGAAAGAGTAATTGATGAATTAAGGGATTGGGGACTAAAACATCGCGAAAGGTTAGTTAAAAACAGGCGAACCGAATCGGTTGAAGTAGAAATGAGTACGCCAATTTAA
- a CDS encoding DoxX-like family protein → MKTKTIKIIYWISTALVSLMMTFSAYSYLTNETIKQGFHHLGFPDYFRVELAIAKILGAVVLLLPIKGLWKEWAYAGFAFTFISAFIAHTASGDPINNRVGPLVFLIVLLLSYFTFHKAKTASV, encoded by the coding sequence ATGAAAACAAAAACAATCAAAATTATTTATTGGATATCAACCGCTTTAGTTTCGTTAATGATGACTTTTTCGGCCTACTCGTATCTGACCAATGAAACCATTAAACAAGGTTTTCATCACCTTGGCTTTCCTGATTATTTCAGGGTAGAATTAGCCATTGCCAAAATTTTAGGTGCTGTTGTATTATTGTTACCGATAAAAGGGTTATGGAAAGAATGGGCATATGCCGGTTTCGCATTTACATTTATTTCGGCATTTATCGCACATACGGCATCGGGCGATCCGATCAATAACCGCGTTGGTCCGCTTGTATTTTTAATTGTGTTATTGCTGTCGTATTTTACCTTTCACAAAGCGAAAACAGCATCCGTTTAG
- a CDS encoding arylsulfatase, with protein MRIFTQYSGLFLIFIVAALSAFTDRSKHKKAADKRPNIIVILADDLGFSDIGCYGGEIKTPNIDYLASQGIRFKNFYNTSRCCPTRAALLTGLYNHNAGIGEMTTDRGVAGYRGAITKNTVTLAEVLKDAGYRTAMSGKWHVANTIEQPTPQAQLDWLNHKTSFPLFSPIDQYPTSRGFEKFFGTLWGVVDFFDPFSLVSGTTPIKDVPKDYYHTDAINDTAATYIREFSKVDQPFFLYVAENAPHWPLQAKPEDIAKYKDTYKVGWDAIREARYKRMVAMGLIDPKTAPLSPRKSTVKWEVNPTKAFDEMAMAVHAAMIDRMDQGIGRIIKALKETNQLDNTLIVFLSDNGASPEDAMRYGPGFDRPSETRAGEKIAYPIYKKVMPGPQTSYTSIGPIWANVANTPYQLAKAQSYEGGVHTPMIAFWPKGIAAQKGSYSNQVGHVMDFMSTFVELANAKYPASYKGNTIKPMQGMSLVPALKGRVSNGHEILFNEHFNASFVRSGDWKMVNLSGDSTWHLYNIKNDQTELNDVAAQHPDKVKELNAKWQSWAKENHVLPKK; from the coding sequence ATGCGCATATTTACCCAATATTCTGGCCTGTTTTTAATCTTTATTGTAGCTGCTTTAAGCGCTTTTACCGATAGATCCAAGCACAAGAAAGCCGCTGATAAAAGACCTAATATCATTGTCATCCTTGCCGATGATCTGGGGTTTTCTGATATCGGCTGTTATGGCGGAGAAATTAAAACACCAAATATCGATTACCTGGCTAGCCAGGGTATCCGTTTTAAAAATTTTTATAATACCTCACGTTGTTGTCCAACACGTGCCGCCTTATTAACAGGGCTTTATAACCACAATGCTGGCATTGGTGAAATGACTACCGACCGTGGTGTAGCAGGATACCGTGGTGCCATTACAAAAAATACAGTAACATTGGCAGAGGTTTTAAAAGATGCGGGATATAGAACGGCAATGTCGGGTAAATGGCATGTTGCAAATACCATAGAACAACCTACACCGCAAGCGCAGTTAGATTGGCTAAACCATAAAACATCTTTTCCTTTGTTTTCTCCAATTGATCAATACCCAACCAGCAGAGGCTTTGAGAAATTCTTCGGAACACTTTGGGGCGTGGTCGACTTTTTTGATCCATTTAGTTTGGTAAGTGGTACAACGCCGATTAAAGATGTACCTAAAGATTACTACCATACAGATGCCATTAACGATACCGCCGCAACTTACATCCGTGAATTTAGCAAAGTTGATCAGCCATTTTTTCTCTATGTAGCTGAAAATGCGCCGCACTGGCCATTGCAGGCAAAACCAGAGGATATCGCGAAATATAAAGATACCTATAAAGTTGGGTGGGATGCCATTCGCGAGGCGAGGTATAAGCGAATGGTTGCGATGGGATTAATCGATCCTAAAACAGCTCCTTTATCTCCACGCAAATCGACTGTGAAATGGGAAGTTAATCCTACAAAGGCATTTGATGAAATGGCGATGGCTGTACACGCAGCAATGATTGACCGGATGGACCAGGGCATTGGGCGGATTATTAAAGCCCTAAAAGAAACCAATCAATTGGATAATACTTTGATTGTATTTTTGAGTGATAATGGTGCAAGCCCTGAAGATGCGATGCGCTATGGGCCAGGTTTCGACCGTCCAAGTGAAACGAGGGCTGGCGAAAAAATTGCTTACCCCATTTATAAGAAAGTAATGCCGGGTCCGCAAACCAGTTATACCTCAATCGGCCCAATCTGGGCAAATGTAGCCAATACGCCCTATCAACTGGCAAAAGCACAATCGTACGAAGGTGGTGTGCATACGCCGATGATCGCCTTCTGGCCAAAAGGTATCGCTGCCCAAAAAGGCAGTTATAGCAATCAGGTAGGGCATGTCATGGATTTTATGAGCACTTTTGTCGAACTTGCCAACGCGAAGTACCCCGCCAGCTATAAGGGTAATACCATTAAACCAATGCAAGGCATGAGTTTGGTGCCTGCTTTAAAAGGAAGGGTATCAAACGGACACGAAATCTTATTTAACGAACATTTTAACGCCAGTTTTGTGCGCTCGGGCGATTGGAAAATGGTTAATCTTTCTGGCGATTCTACCTGGCATCTCTATAACATCAAAAATGATCAGACCGAATTGAACGATGTTGCTGCTCAGCATCCTGATAAGGTAAAAGAGCTGAATGCAAAATGGCAAAGCTGGGCAAAGGAAAACCATGTACTACCTAAGAAATAA